The proteins below are encoded in one region of Limnochorda pilosa:
- a CDS encoding ABC transporter ATP-binding protein, whose protein sequence is MGSSLRRFSYDKKASSLRGLILGLVALLGVDAIVIAGLALIVPGPWKMVVVGGGLALSGWGYLLLTGVLRTHHTLDEGSLRLAYGRFRLVVPLGTIAGARHQTSDAPGDGATRVGRLSGPTLEPVYRPEDDALYILPDRHRLVAVDLSQTLRCRIPKQGPVEFTRIVLSLDEPESFLAALEGLGVPVEAAAGSGGRRRRLAGAPRSQAPVQALDALAGAPAALEVHRLVKRYGDDAAVRGLSLVLRSGEVLAFLGSNGAGKTTTLRMIAGLLRPTSGRVRVLGRDVWDRGREVRRLLGYVPDVPFLHEWLTAREFLWLVAGLYGLPRTAARQQAEALLERLSMESYADQLIRTFSLGMKRKTALAAALMHHPKVLLLDEVTNGLDPRAAREVRDLVAQLAREGTAVLLATHHLDVAEGLAHRIAIIDGGSLCAMGSMDELRQSGQGPDTSLEEIFLALTTARGGAGTGPRAEEVPSR, encoded by the coding sequence ATGGGGTCTTCCCTGCGACGGTTCAGCTACGACAAGAAGGCGTCGTCCCTGCGGGGGCTGATTCTGGGCCTGGTCGCCCTGCTTGGTGTCGACGCGATCGTGATCGCAGGGCTCGCGCTCATCGTGCCGGGGCCCTGGAAGATGGTCGTGGTCGGGGGCGGTCTCGCTCTGTCGGGGTGGGGGTACCTCTTGCTGACGGGCGTCCTGCGGACCCACCACACCCTGGACGAGGGGTCCCTTCGGTTGGCGTACGGCCGGTTTCGGCTCGTGGTCCCGTTGGGAACCATCGCCGGGGCCAGGCACCAGACGTCCGACGCACCGGGAGACGGAGCGACCCGGGTAGGTCGCCTTTCCGGGCCCACCCTGGAACCGGTGTACCGGCCCGAGGACGATGCCCTCTACATCCTTCCCGACCGCCACAGGCTCGTCGCCGTCGACCTCTCCCAGACCCTCCGGTGCCGTATCCCGAAGCAAGGGCCTGTGGAGTTCACGAGGATCGTCCTTAGCCTCGACGAGCCGGAGAGCTTCCTGGCGGCACTGGAAGGGCTGGGCGTCCCGGTGGAAGCGGCGGCGGGGAGTGGAGGACGGCGCCGTCGGCTGGCCGGGGCTCCTCGTAGCCAGGCGCCGGTGCAGGCGCTGGATGCACTCGCCGGTGCTCCGGCTGCCCTTGAGGTGCATCGGCTCGTGAAGCGCTACGGCGACGACGCCGCCGTGCGCGGCTTGAGCCTGGTCCTCAGAAGCGGCGAGGTCCTGGCCTTCTTGGGCAGCAATGGGGCGGGCAAGACCACGACCCTCAGGATGATTGCGGGCCTCCTTCGACCGACCTCGGGGCGTGTGCGGGTGCTGGGCCGGGACGTTTGGGACCGGGGTCGTGAGGTCCGCCGGCTGCTGGGATACGTTCCGGACGTGCCGTTCCTCCACGAATGGCTCACGGCGCGTGAGTTCCTGTGGCTGGTGGCCGGTCTGTACGGCCTCCCGAGAACGGCGGCGCGCCAGCAGGCCGAGGCTTTGCTGGAGAGGCTCAGCATGGAATCCTACGCGGACCAGCTCATCCGCACGTTCTCGCTTGGCATGAAACGCAAGACGGCGCTCGCCGCCGCCCTCATGCACCACCCGAAGGTCCTGCTGCTCGACGAGGTGACCAACGGCCTGGACCCCCGGGCCGCCCGGGAGGTCAGGGACTTGGTCGCACAGCTCGCTCGCGAAGGGACTGCTGTGCTTCTCGCAACCCATCATCTCGACGTCGCCGAAGGGCTGGCGCACCGCATTGCGATCATCGATGGTGGGTCCCTGTGCGCGATGGGATCGATGGACGAGCTACGCCAGTCCGGCCAAGGGCCAGACACGAGCCTGGAGGAGATCTTCCTGGCCCTGACCACGGCCCGGGGCGGGGCCGGTACGGGACCTCGCGCGGAGGAGGTGCCCTCACGGTGA
- a CDS encoding M56 family metallopeptidase — protein sequence MATAEFSTLLLWLGAFTVILADVLLIVRVAGPFSPPRTRQAWLLTPFGFAMLSALLTPARWLALGLLGLAVIVHGAGHLAWLRGLGGAIGSAPDGPVARVEALRRRWQVQCRVRVCVDRTEGASPAMLGLWQQTLVLPGGWESRSDDREFEAVVAHELAHAERRDPLRIWLLGLLRSLLGWHPLARRALDHLALEIELEADRQAASWLDDRRAYALALARWADQAEAAARSGAGARLAGRPRTLLIRLRVLLDPTSPAPHLSLPRPLAALDRRSRRGPGRELPAAFALAYQGFWLALFEVARRLW from the coding sequence ATGGCGACCGCTGAGTTTTCCACCCTGCTGCTCTGGCTCGGGGCGTTCACCGTGATCCTGGCCGACGTCCTGTTGATCGTGCGCGTGGCCGGTCCTTTCAGCCCTCCGAGGACGCGTCAGGCATGGTTGCTCACACCTTTCGGCTTCGCGATGCTCTCAGCCCTGCTCACACCCGCGAGGTGGCTCGCCCTCGGGCTGCTCGGCCTGGCTGTCATCGTGCACGGAGCCGGGCACCTCGCGTGGCTGCGTGGGCTGGGTGGCGCCATCGGCTCAGCCCCGGACGGGCCCGTCGCGCGGGTCGAAGCCCTGCGCCGACGGTGGCAGGTGCAGTGCAGGGTGCGGGTCTGCGTGGACCGCACCGAGGGGGCGTCACCTGCCATGCTGGGTCTCTGGCAGCAGACCCTGGTCTTGCCGGGTGGCTGGGAATCGCGGTCGGACGACAGGGAGTTCGAGGCCGTCGTCGCGCATGAGCTGGCCCACGCCGAACGACGCGATCCACTGCGGATCTGGCTCCTGGGCCTGCTTCGAAGCCTCTTGGGGTGGCATCCCCTCGCTCGCAGAGCACTGGACCACCTGGCGCTCGAGATCGAGCTGGAGGCGGACCGGCAGGCGGCCTCGTGGCTGGACGACAGACGCGCCTACGCCCTCGCCCTGGCTCGGTGGGCGGACCAGGCGGAGGCGGCAGCCCGGTCCGGCGCGGGTGCAAGGCTGGCCGGACGGCCCCGGACCCTCCTCATCCGCCTGCGGGTCCTTCTCGACCCGACTTCGCCGGCGCCCCACCTCTCACTGCCGCGGCCCCTGGCCGCCCTGGATCGACGGTCGCGACGGGGGCCTGGGCGCGAGCTGCCGGCCGCCTTCGCCCTGGCCTACCAGGGGTTCTGGCTGGCTCTCTTCGAGGTCGCGAGGCGTCTCTGGTAA
- a CDS encoding ABC transporter ATP-binding protein, producing MEELNLTVRRGWIYGFLGPNGAGKTTAMGMIMGLVRPTRGRVELFGEPVGAGTHHVYRRIGAVVQGPVFYPYLSAHDNLRVLAEVTGRVGPPRIAAALDRVGLLDRARDRFSTFSLGMKQRLALAAALLHEPELLVLDEPTNGLDPAGMHEVRELIRSLAREGKTIFLSSHLLHEVEQLCDHVGIIQGGRLVLEGSVEDLAQAARGFRLELGTHEEARRALERLQGLPWVRQASLNGMGLNGNGGVRLDPTRTLWVEAAADQGARLTESLAEAGLFVTALVPVQASLEDFFLEVTSHGDVAAPPVR from the coding sequence GTGGAGGAGCTGAACCTCACCGTCCGGAGGGGCTGGATCTATGGGTTCCTGGGGCCCAACGGCGCGGGCAAGACCACCGCGATGGGCATGATCATGGGCCTGGTGCGGCCCACGCGCGGCCGCGTGGAGCTTTTCGGTGAACCGGTGGGCGCGGGCACCCATCACGTCTACCGGCGCATCGGGGCGGTGGTGCAGGGGCCCGTCTTCTACCCGTACCTTTCCGCGCACGACAACCTCCGCGTTCTGGCAGAGGTGACAGGCAGGGTGGGGCCCCCACGGATCGCCGCGGCGTTGGATCGGGTGGGTCTGCTCGATCGGGCCCGCGACCGCTTCAGCACCTTCTCGTTGGGCATGAAGCAGCGACTGGCCCTGGCGGCGGCGTTGCTCCACGAGCCCGAGCTCCTGGTGCTGGACGAGCCCACCAACGGTCTGGATCCGGCGGGCATGCACGAGGTGCGGGAGCTGATCCGCTCCCTCGCCCGAGAGGGGAAGACCATCTTTCTCTCGAGCCACCTGCTGCACGAGGTAGAGCAGCTCTGCGACCACGTGGGGATCATCCAGGGAGGCCGCCTGGTGCTGGAGGGCTCGGTGGAGGATCTGGCCCAAGCGGCGCGGGGCTTCCGCCTGGAACTGGGAACGCACGAGGAGGCCCGCCGGGCCCTGGAACGGCTGCAAGGGCTCCCCTGGGTGAGGCAGGCGTCCCTCAACGGCATGGGACTCAACGGGAACGGCGGCGTCCGTCTGGATCCCACCCGGACCCTCTGGGTGGAGGCGGCGGCGGACCAGGGGGCGCGCCTTACCGAGAGCCTGGCCGAGGCGGGACTCTTCGTCACCGCCCTCGTTCCCGTGCAGGCCAGCCTCGAAGACTTCTTCCTGGAGGTGACCTCCCATGGAGACGTGGCGGCGCCTCCTGTACGCTGA
- a CDS encoding ABC transporter permease subunit — METWRRLLYAEAVKLRRLRLIWIALGLLLLFVGLAYYLSYEGYQTILDRMRAEGGPAPGLQAVAARAYFLNLLKQMITLPRAVDVAFSVLQFPGFLMITLVAAAVVGNEFAWGTVQQNLMRGATRPTFLTAKLTAVALVVLLFMAAGLAAGIVAGGITGSAVSGWSWSWATGRFWLDVLGLLGRLALINGVYAAMAVMLSILFRSTAIGVGATVIYRFFEGVAGLFLGQTSRWIGHVYPYLISSGHLALTADRTVIFMGGGPGGPSSPGGPGGPEIAFQKLLPFPDAVWLMTGFLALFVAVSYLRFQRQDLL, encoded by the coding sequence ATGGAGACGTGGCGGCGCCTCCTGTACGCTGAAGCCGTCAAGCTCCGCCGGCTGCGGCTGATCTGGATCGCGCTGGGGCTCCTGCTCCTCTTCGTAGGGCTCGCGTACTACCTGAGCTACGAGGGCTACCAGACCATCCTGGATCGGATGCGGGCCGAGGGCGGGCCCGCGCCGGGGCTCCAGGCCGTGGCCGCCCGGGCCTACTTCCTGAACCTGCTCAAGCAGATGATCACCCTGCCCCGGGCGGTGGACGTGGCCTTCAGCGTCCTCCAGTTCCCCGGCTTCCTCATGATCACCCTGGTGGCCGCGGCCGTGGTGGGGAACGAGTTTGCCTGGGGCACGGTCCAGCAGAACCTGATGCGGGGGGCCACCCGGCCCACCTTCCTCACGGCCAAGCTCACCGCAGTGGCCCTGGTGGTGCTCCTCTTCATGGCCGCCGGCCTCGCGGCGGGGATCGTGGCCGGCGGCATCACAGGCTCGGCCGTCTCGGGCTGGAGCTGGTCGTGGGCCACGGGCCGGTTCTGGCTCGACGTCCTGGGGCTCCTGGGGCGGCTGGCGCTCATCAACGGCGTTTACGCCGCCATGGCGGTGATGCTTTCGATCCTCTTCCGCTCCACCGCCATCGGGGTGGGAGCGACCGTGATCTACCGCTTCTTCGAGGGCGTGGCGGGGCTCTTCCTGGGGCAGACGAGCCGGTGGATCGGCCACGTCTACCCCTACCTCATCAGCAGCGGCCACCTGGCCCTCACCGCGGACCGGACGGTCATCTTCATGGGGGGCGGGCCCGGCGGCCCGAGCAGCCCCGGAGGGCCCGGTGGCCCCGAGATCGCCTTTCAGAAGCTGCTTCCCTTCCCGGACGCCGTCTGGCTCATGACCGGCTTCCTGGCCCTCTTCGTGGCGGTGAGCTACCTGCGGTTCCAGCGGCAGGATCTGCTGTAG
- a CDS encoding PorV/PorQ family protein, whose protein sequence is MNGTVEATFSGPRRWFHVALVLLLVIGVELTLGTPVWAQEAFPGPAPGARAYGMGGAYVAVVSDPSALYWNPAALGEQHLQVYAALGGQNLGQVADLIALGQALKDKDTTKLNDLAKEPIDVPLSALAAVGLGPAALGVGAQGVATASSTSTSATAEYRLVVPVRAGVGIPVVGIPALGSLRVGAAASYYAGQHYEWTSGSDPLQNSGSGFGVDLGLKAKLTPWISAGLVAHDVVNTFAWEGEALEPPKPSFQAGVQVTPPILGLTVAADVDSQKFLHVGAEYRLLGVLALRGGYIQPLDAGAAPSDLASLRAGVGVGFLVGSVNAGIGFASDPFQVKDVMVEASVGF, encoded by the coding sequence GTGAACGGCACGGTTGAGGCCACCTTTTCGGGGCCCCGCCGGTGGTTCCACGTGGCCCTGGTGCTGCTGCTGGTGATCGGGGTCGAGCTCACCCTCGGGACGCCTGTCTGGGCGCAGGAGGCCTTCCCCGGCCCGGCTCCCGGAGCCAGGGCCTACGGTATGGGCGGCGCCTACGTGGCGGTGGTCAGCGACCCTTCGGCCCTCTACTGGAACCCGGCGGCCCTCGGTGAGCAGCACCTGCAGGTCTACGCCGCCCTGGGCGGACAGAACCTGGGCCAGGTGGCCGACCTCATCGCGCTAGGCCAGGCGCTGAAGGACAAGGATACAACCAAGCTCAACGATCTCGCGAAAGAGCCCATCGACGTCCCCCTGAGCGCGCTGGCGGCCGTGGGTCTCGGGCCGGCCGCGCTGGGCGTGGGCGCCCAGGGCGTGGCGACGGCCAGTAGCACCAGCACCAGCGCCACGGCCGAGTACAGACTGGTCGTTCCGGTCCGGGCCGGCGTGGGCATCCCCGTGGTGGGCATCCCCGCCCTCGGCTCCCTCCGGGTAGGTGCGGCGGCCAGCTACTACGCGGGGCAGCACTACGAGTGGACGTCCGGAAGCGACCCCCTCCAGAACTCCGGCAGCGGCTTCGGGGTGGACCTGGGCCTGAAGGCGAAGCTGACGCCGTGGATCTCGGCCGGGCTGGTGGCCCACGACGTGGTGAACACCTTCGCCTGGGAGGGCGAGGCGCTCGAACCCCCCAAGCCCTCGTTCCAGGCGGGGGTCCAGGTGACTCCGCCGATCCTGGGGCTCACGGTGGCGGCCGACGTGGACAGCCAGAAGTTCCTCCACGTGGGGGCGGAGTACCGCCTGCTGGGAGTCCTCGCGCTGCGGGGCGGCTACATCCAGCCGCTGGACGCGGGCGCCGCCCCATCGGATCTGGCCAGCCTCCGGGCCGGTGTGGGCGTGGGCTTCCTGGTGGGGAGCGTCAATGCCGGCATCGGCTTCGCGAGCGATCCCTTCCAGGTGAAGGACGTGATGGTGGAGGCGTCGGTCGGGTTCTGA
- a CDS encoding arginase family protein, protein MLQGIAVLDTGGAITRQVRLLKAHPTTFVTLHPPARTYRFFLHHAQLPRLARRLSPVLGRVTFLGTGEYHHLTAALLHAVASAAEVRPAAVARAAFGAYGTSAAESARPPGMGLVVLDAHPEWSIAPAGYVHCGSWLPHVLSQPWLRAVALVGVGALETQGMLDPRVLFGVQTAVRSGRLSVHPARRSTARAIAQAFGPVDVPASLEDGVDAVVADVLTFLGPGPAYLSIDKDVVAPEELPNAWGGGELSVGETLRLVEGLLAGGLEPAGADVCGEWEPSFGFAGRTDPVLLRHEAFNLRLLERLLPGRAAPRAGGRRHAGAEETERTLSR, encoded by the coding sequence ATGCTGCAGGGGATCGCCGTCCTCGACACGGGCGGCGCGATCACTCGCCAGGTGCGGTTGCTGAAAGCTCATCCCACCACCTTCGTAACCCTCCATCCGCCGGCACGCACCTACCGCTTCTTCCTCCACCACGCCCAGCTGCCGCGCTTGGCCCGGAGGCTCTCCCCGGTCCTGGGACGGGTGACCTTCCTTGGAACCGGGGAGTACCATCACCTGACGGCCGCGTTGCTGCACGCCGTTGCGTCCGCTGCGGAGGTGCGTCCCGCTGCGGTCGCCCGTGCGGCCTTCGGAGCCTATGGAACCTCAGCTGCGGAGAGCGCCCGTCCTCCAGGCATGGGGCTGGTGGTGCTCGACGCCCACCCCGAGTGGAGCATCGCTCCGGCGGGGTACGTCCACTGCGGGTCCTGGCTGCCCCACGTGCTCTCCCAGCCCTGGCTCCGGGCGGTGGCCCTGGTGGGGGTGGGAGCCCTTGAGACCCAAGGGATGCTGGACCCCAGGGTCCTTTTCGGGGTACAGACGGCGGTGCGTTCGGGGCGGTTGAGCGTCCATCCTGCCCGCCGGTCCACCGCCCGGGCGATCGCGCAGGCCTTTGGTCCGGTCGACGTCCCGGCCTCGTTGGAGGATGGGGTGGACGCCGTTGTGGCCGATGTCCTCACCTTCCTGGGGCCTGGGCCCGCCTACCTTTCCATCGACAAGGACGTGGTTGCGCCCGAGGAGCTCCCGAACGCCTGGGGCGGCGGCGAGCTCAGCGTGGGGGAGACCTTGCGACTCGTCGAAGGTCTCCTGGCAGGAGGGCTCGAGCCTGCAGGGGCCGACGTGTGCGGCGAGTGGGAGCCCAGCTTCGGCTTCGCCGGCCGCACGGATCCCGTGCTCCTGAGGCACGAGGCGTTCAACCTGCGCCTGCTGGAGCGGCTGCTGCCAGGGCGGGCGGCGCCGCGGGCAGGGGGCAGGCGTCACGCGGGGGCCGAGGAGACAGAGCGGACCCTGTCCCGGTGA
- a CDS encoding nucleotidyltransferase family protein has product MRRDMGEGAFQEYVSGWKRRLEAREAARRERTRVAWAEARRLASILKRDFGATEVQVFGSLALDAKGVKRFREDSDIDLAVRGVRPDQFFQATGRLLSESAFSVDLVDMDDCAPEWRARIAREGVTLDA; this is encoded by the coding sequence GTGAGACGTGACATGGGCGAAGGCGCCTTCCAGGAGTATGTCTCCGGCTGGAAGCGGCGTCTGGAGGCTCGAGAAGCGGCTCGCCGCGAGCGTACCAGGGTGGCCTGGGCCGAGGCGCGCCGTCTCGCGTCGATCCTGAAGCGCGACTTCGGGGCCACCGAGGTCCAGGTGTTCGGATCCCTGGCGCTGGACGCGAAAGGGGTCAAGCGCTTCCGCGAAGACTCGGACATCGACCTCGCCGTCCGCGGAGTTCGGCCGGACCAGTTCTTTCAGGCAACCGGACGTCTACTGAGCGAGTCCGCCTTTTCGGTGGATCTGGTGGACATGGACGACTGTGCGCCGGAGTGGCGGGCACGGATCGCCAGGGAAGGGGTGACCCTGGATGCGTGA
- a CDS encoding NUDIX hydrolase: MTTDELDPSRGSEEPGFPEIPLDPASDTVRPSTLGGGGKGTLGAAPGDPVVEALARRLAGRPRRLLGWDHYVRTAVLLPLVTVGGEWHLLFEVRSETLKRQPGEVCFPGGHLEAGDRNPRAAAVRETGEELNLEAGDVEVLGDLDVLITPWRLVVYPHVGVLRDPGSIRPARSEIAHVFTVPLEEALAARPERHEVDIVVTPREDFPFDKIPHGRAYPWRRAVHPELFFQFRGHVVWGLTALILEHFLSLLRAGAPDAAAPGVPGREGFR; the protein is encoded by the coding sequence ATGACGACCGACGAGCTCGATCCCTCTCGCGGGTCTGAGGAGCCGGGGTTTCCTGAGATCCCGCTGGATCCCGCTTCGGACACCGTGCGACCAAGCACCCTGGGCGGTGGGGGCAAGGGTACCCTGGGTGCGGCGCCGGGCGATCCCGTCGTGGAGGCGCTGGCCCGCCGGCTCGCCGGACGGCCCCGACGCCTGCTGGGATGGGACCACTACGTGCGCACCGCCGTCCTGCTGCCATTGGTGACCGTGGGTGGCGAGTGGCACCTCCTCTTCGAGGTCCGCTCGGAGACGCTCAAGCGCCAGCCGGGGGAGGTCTGCTTCCCCGGCGGCCACCTGGAAGCGGGGGACCGGAACCCCCGGGCGGCCGCGGTCCGGGAGACGGGCGAGGAGCTCAACCTGGAGGCCGGCGACGTCGAGGTCCTGGGTGATCTGGACGTGCTCATCACCCCGTGGCGGCTGGTGGTCTACCCTCACGTGGGCGTCCTGCGGGATCCCGGGAGCATCCGGCCTGCACGGTCGGAGATCGCCCACGTCTTCACGGTGCCGCTGGAGGAGGCCCTCGCAGCCCGGCCCGAGAGGCACGAGGTCGACATCGTCGTCACTCCCCGCGAGGACTTCCCCTTCGACAAGATCCCCCACGGGCGCGCCTACCCCTGGCGGCGGGCGGTCCACCCCGAGCTCTTCTTCCAGTTTCGAGGCCACGTGGTCTGGGGCCTGACGGCCTTGATCCTGGAGCATTTCCTGTCTCTCCTGCGGGCGGGGGCCCCCGACGCAGCAGCGCCCGGCGTCCCCGGAAGGGAGGGGTTCCGTTGA
- a CDS encoding macro domain-containing protein, whose protein sequence is MKVTVSGRTLECVRGDITAQRDMTAVVNAANAELMPGGGVAGAIHRAAGAGLAQECRPLAPIRPGQAVITGGHDLPNRYVIHCLGPVYGVDEPAAELLAACYRNALRLAEERGIDSVAFPALSTGAFGYPLEEAARVALKTVTEEAPRLRSVRRIRFVLWGAEALSVHEAVLARLAGGSPEGVGDEGTEERRGQD, encoded by the coding sequence TTGAAGGTGACCGTTTCCGGCCGGACCCTCGAGTGCGTTCGGGGCGACATCACCGCCCAGCGGGACATGACCGCGGTGGTCAACGCGGCCAATGCGGAGCTGATGCCGGGTGGGGGCGTGGCTGGAGCCATCCACCGGGCCGCCGGTGCCGGCCTCGCCCAGGAGTGTCGCCCCCTGGCGCCCATCCGGCCTGGGCAGGCGGTCATCACCGGCGGGCATGATCTGCCCAACCGGTACGTCATTCACTGTCTGGGGCCCGTCTACGGGGTGGACGAGCCGGCCGCGGAGCTCCTGGCGGCCTGCTACCGGAACGCCTTGAGGCTGGCCGAGGAGCGCGGCATCGACTCGGTGGCCTTCCCGGCCCTCTCCACGGGAGCCTTTGGCTACCCTCTGGAGGAGGCAGCCCGGGTGGCCCTGAAAACCGTGACTGAGGAGGCGCCCAGGCTGCGGTCGGTGCGGCGGATCCGCTTCGTGCTCTGGGGCGCGGAGGCCCTGAGCGTCCACGAGGCGGTGCTGGCCCGCCTGGCCGGCGGCTCGCCGGAGGGTGTCGGAGACGAGGGTACGGAAGAGCGACGGGGGCAGGATTGA
- a CDS encoding S9 family peptidase → MSKRGIESRDLLKLRLIGDVDVSPDGHQVVAVVQEVNEKENTYKRTLHLWRQGDELRPFTSGENDTHPRFSPDGSWIGFISKRSGQPQLWRIPVHGGEAQQVTRIEGGISDFAVSPDGRRIAVLASLDAKGVQAEKSEKEKEKELEEDLYRKFTKDVKVIEHLYHKLDGEGFYRDRAPQVVVVNADGSEPRQLTELPYRYEGLAWSPDGREIYTAVNREPDFDQHPDRKHVWAIPVDGGGPRRLSPLEFWAANPNPSPDGTRIAFMANDSRELGYDTTKLYVVDRDGQGLQCLTADLDRTMGNAVVTDMVGPARGDLQWTPDGRALYLLSSASGFTEVLRVDAESGRAEVAAGSGRAVHSFRLDAAGRVLAYAGATLEGPGELYLVEDGREERLSTLNDAFFREVAVSVPVRFEARAEGGPPVECWAVAPLPGGRPMEPGRKAPAILEIHGGPMAMYSPAYFFEFQLLAAQGWGVVFTNPRGSQGYGEAFCKAIRDRWGEKDAADVMAGLDEAIRRFDWIDPERLGVTGGSYGGYMTNWIVGHTDRFKAAVSGRSVAEWRTMIGTSDFGWTEVERAGGVYPWGRDDEWYRQQSPITYAENVSTPLLIEHQEGDLRCPINQGEAFFTAVKATGKAPVRFVRYPDEFHGMSRTGKPWHRVHRLDEIVRWLGRYLEGREEKAPEQGEQRAEAAS, encoded by the coding sequence ATGTCCAAGCGCGGCATCGAAAGCAGAGACCTGCTGAAGCTCCGCCTCATCGGCGACGTGGACGTCTCGCCCGATGGGCACCAGGTGGTGGCGGTGGTGCAGGAGGTGAACGAGAAGGAGAACACGTACAAGCGCACCCTGCACCTCTGGCGACAGGGTGATGAGCTCAGGCCCTTCACCTCGGGAGAGAACGACACGCACCCCCGCTTCAGCCCCGACGGGAGCTGGATCGGCTTCATCTCCAAGCGGAGCGGCCAGCCGCAGCTCTGGCGGATCCCCGTGCACGGCGGCGAGGCCCAGCAGGTGACCCGTATCGAGGGCGGCATCAGCGACTTCGCCGTCTCGCCCGACGGGCGGCGCATCGCCGTCCTGGCCAGCCTCGACGCGAAGGGCGTCCAGGCCGAGAAGAGCGAGAAGGAAAAGGAGAAGGAGCTGGAGGAGGACCTCTACCGCAAGTTCACCAAGGACGTGAAGGTCATCGAGCACCTCTACCACAAGCTGGACGGGGAGGGCTTCTACCGGGACCGGGCGCCCCAGGTGGTGGTGGTGAACGCCGACGGCTCCGAGCCCCGCCAGCTCACGGAGCTCCCGTACCGCTACGAGGGCCTGGCCTGGTCCCCCGACGGCCGGGAGATCTACACGGCGGTCAACCGGGAGCCCGACTTCGACCAGCACCCGGACCGCAAGCACGTCTGGGCCATCCCTGTGGACGGGGGCGGGCCCCGGCGGCTGAGCCCGCTGGAGTTCTGGGCCGCCAACCCCAACCCTTCACCCGACGGTACCCGGATCGCCTTCATGGCCAACGACTCCCGGGAGCTGGGGTACGACACCACCAAGCTCTACGTGGTGGACCGGGACGGCCAGGGTCTCCAGTGCCTCACCGCCGATCTGGACCGGACCATGGGCAACGCCGTCGTCACGGACATGGTGGGCCCGGCCCGGGGCGACCTGCAGTGGACGCCCGACGGCCGCGCCCTTTACCTGCTCTCCTCAGCCTCCGGGTTCACCGAGGTGCTGCGGGTGGATGCCGAAAGCGGGCGGGCCGAGGTGGCGGCGGGCTCCGGCCGGGCGGTCCACTCCTTCCGGCTGGACGCGGCCGGGCGGGTTCTCGCCTACGCCGGCGCGACGCTGGAGGGCCCGGGCGAGCTCTATCTTGTCGAGGACGGCCGGGAGGAGCGCCTGAGCACGCTGAACGACGCCTTCTTCCGGGAGGTGGCCGTTTCGGTCCCCGTCCGCTTCGAGGCCAGGGCCGAAGGGGGCCCGCCGGTGGAGTGCTGGGCCGTCGCCCCGCTGCCGGGCGGGCGGCCCATGGAACCCGGCCGGAAGGCGCCCGCCATCCTGGAGATCCACGGCGGGCCCATGGCCATGTACTCGCCGGCCTACTTCTTCGAGTTCCAGCTTCTGGCGGCCCAGGGTTGGGGCGTGGTCTTCACCAACCCCCGGGGTTCTCAGGGCTACGGGGAGGCCTTCTGCAAGGCGATCCGCGACCGCTGGGGCGAGAAGGACGCAGCCGACGTCATGGCGGGCCTGGACGAGGCGATCCGGCGCTTCGACTGGATCGACCCGGAGCGCCTGGGCGTCACGGGCGGCTCCTACGGCGGCTACATGACCAACTGGATCGTGGGCCACACGGATCGCTTCAAGGCGGCGGTGAGCGGGCGGAGCGTGGCCGAGTGGCGGACCATGATCGGCACCAGCGACTTCGGCTGGACCGAGGTGGAGCGGGCCGGCGGCGTCTATCCGTGGGGCCGCGACGACGAGTGGTACCGCCAGCAGAGCCCCATCACCTATGCTGAGAACGTCAGCACGCCGCTCCTCATCGAGCACCAGGAAGGCGACCTGCGCTGCCCCATCAACCAGGGAGAGGCGTTCTTCACCGCGGTGAAGGCCACGGGGAAGGCGCCGGTGCGCTTCGTCCGCTACCCCGACGAGTTCCACGGCATGAGCCGTACGGGCAAGCCGTGGCACCGGGTGCACCGGCTGGACGAGATCGTGCGGTGGCTTGGCCGGTATCTGGAGGGGCGGGAGGAGAAGGCCCCCGAGCAAGGAGAGCAAAGGGCCGAGGCGGCGTCGTAG
- a CDS encoding BlaI/MecI/CopY family transcriptional regulator, producing MPASGPDRAELGPLEAEVMRAVWDLGEVQVEDVHRRLREEREIAYTTVMTVMARLAEKGFLKRRKDGRAYVYRARVAREQAARGSLRQWVQRYWGEALVPAVSMLLGGERLRREDVEALRRLIDSLAPEEGPQHGDR from the coding sequence GTGCCAGCAAGCGGTCCGGACCGAGCCGAACTGGGTCCGCTGGAAGCCGAGGTCATGCGAGCCGTCTGGGACCTGGGCGAGGTCCAGGTGGAGGATGTCCACCGGCGCCTGAGGGAGGAACGCGAGATCGCCTACACCACCGTCATGACGGTGATGGCGCGCTTGGCTGAGAAGGGTTTCCTGAAGCGCCGCAAAGACGGCCGTGCCTACGTTTACCGTGCCCGGGTCGCCCGCGAGCAGGCCGCTCGGGGCAGCCTCCGGCAGTGGGTCCAGCGTTACTGGGGCGAGGCGCTGGTTCCTGCTGTGAGCATGCTGCTCGGTGGCGAGAGGCTGCGGCGCGAGGACGTGGAGGCGCTCCGCCGGCTGATCGACAGCCTGGCTCCTGAGGAGGGCCCGCAGCATGGCGACCGCTGA